A stretch of the Thermofilum adornatum genome encodes the following:
- a CDS encoding PIN domain-containing protein — protein sequence MPEAVIDTNILVYDTFEDSLYHKEASHILDSLNRWIIPLIVIYEYAWFLKGLKMSTADARDKVLEYITSEKSVLVREGLDEIRWAISTLVDEGLSLSCFNDKIFLSVALRRNVPLATFDEKLRRQASNIGVALVPETL from the coding sequence TTGCCGGAGGCGGTGATTGACACAAATATCCTTGTCTACGATACCTTTGAGGATTCTCTCTACCACAAGGAGGCTTCCCATATACTTGACAGTTTAAACCGGTGGATAATCCCCCTAATAGTCATCTACGAGTATGCTTGGTTCCTGAAGGGGTTAAAAATGAGTACAGCTGATGCTCGGGACAAGGTACTCGAGTATATTACCTCCGAGAAGTCCGTATTGGTGAGGGAGGGCTTAGATGAGATCCGCTGGGCTATCTCTACACTTGTAGATGAGGGCCTGTCTCTCTCATGCTTCAACGACAAAATCTTTCTTTCAGTAGCTCTGCGAAGAAATGTTCCACTAGCGACCTTCGATGAAAAGCTGAGGAGGCAAGCATCCAATATAGGTGTGGCATTAGTTCCCGAGACATTGTAG
- a CDS encoding AbrB/MazE/SpoVT family DNA-binding domain-containing protein encodes MKRSKITRSFQVTIPKEIREALGLQIGDYLDMYVDEKGRIIMEKKVLKRKTFRAGRPLTPEEIDGIIAKGLGENIAGGGD; translated from the coding sequence GTGAAGAGAAGTAAAATAACGAGGAGTTTTCAAGTAACGATTCCAAAAGAGATACGTGAAGCATTGGGACTGCAGATCGGCGACTACCTGGACATGTATGTGGATGAAAAGGGGAGAATCATTATGGAGAAAAAAGTTCTGAAGAGGAAGACTTTTAGAGCTGGAAGACCCCTTACTCCGGAAGAAATTGATGGGATAATCGCTAAAGGGCTGGGTGAAAACATTGCCGGAGGCGGTGATTGA